The following are encoded together in the Streptomyces sp. NBC_01465 genome:
- a CDS encoding S8 family serine peptidase, which produces MSRPFTKGSLPVAVALTALIAAGATPAGAAPDGGPRVHALRPTAAAAAAHTVRLITGDSVIVTGKGEHQNVMFQAGPGNPGGSAEIDQYGTNITVIPDEARPLLASGALDARLFDVDALIAQGYADGAAVPLIVQNKDASAPVPEGAKQVRRLPGFKAAAARVEAKNTRTFWSGLRSTRDGATAKKLADGVSKVWLDAKVEATLDQSVPQIGAPEAWAEGYDGKGVKVAVLDTGVDATHPDLAGRIAETKNFSDSDDAVDRFGHGTHVASTIVGSGAASGGKYKGVAPEADLLIGKVLGDNGSGSDSSVLAGMEWAAHSGAKVISMSLGVAQASDGTDPMSMAVDTLTAETGSLFVIAAGNSGPKPTTIGSPGAADAALTVAAVDKQDQLASFSSRGPRLNDNALKPDIAAPGVDIVAARAAGTSMGTPVDQYYTSSSGTSMATPHVAGAAAIVAEAHPDWTAADIKGALMSGAKVLDGGGFAEGSGRTYVPDAIKETVWATNASFGTVAPKGTSAPVTRSVTFHNTSDKEVTLNLSGALNLDGGAVADGALTLGADTLTLPAGGAKDLQVTVAPDLATAYGTYTGTITGTGDGVTTHATVALNREQPTVKLTLKGVMPDGTPAKNGSAISLYSLTDSSTPPARLGMGPDGIATAQLKPGRYTIVGHLRSGSDTVSFGLPEFTVGDQDVSLKADGRDAKPLKAKTPKRSELRSLIISVSRRAAGQSVGVGSTYVLGLGGGHHWAIPSPAAKDGTFGFTANWSLQAPAVIAKATLPSGAYDLKAESFPYTATFDGTRRLTVVDAGHGTEADLAEHPVKGRLALIRVGSESFFSTVLPRVLAAGPAAVMVVNDSNERYVGSYPADVPVFGVFKKAGDKVAAAVIKRPVSVSLAGEATPSYSYELVDGQSNGISADQTFDPAQSEMADIRLKTYASSEDPALAQASGGWLGLSLANNSGAGAIRPVAMGTSQHVYVNATGTKWERVVTPTYTSATSASALNTYAPGGTADQDWFAPVQHATSPAVSAPATGLTPSRDSEGMMVQIPVWATASGLSWESFSLSDGDTDAFRAYRDGKLLGAAEYPYAQITGLPAAKSEYRFEVDAERTAAWSTVSTQAHTAWTFSSAAPTGTDPETLPMLLADYQLDGVGLDSSIKAGKAHSLKVAFRNADGSASPVTRATVQASYDGGKTWHTLSADVTAHGASVTVKAPLGADSVSLRVQGENAAGSTVDQTVVDAVRVS; this is translated from the coding sequence ATGTCCAGACCCTTCACCAAGGGTTCTCTGCCCGTGGCCGTGGCGCTGACCGCGCTCATAGCCGCCGGCGCCACTCCGGCAGGAGCCGCCCCGGACGGCGGTCCGCGCGTCCACGCGCTCAGGCCGACCGCAGCGGCTGCCGCCGCGCACACAGTCCGGTTGATCACCGGAGACAGTGTGATCGTGACCGGCAAGGGCGAGCATCAGAACGTCATGTTCCAGGCCGGGCCCGGCAATCCCGGCGGCAGCGCCGAGATCGACCAGTACGGCACGAACATCACGGTGATCCCCGACGAGGCCCGCCCGCTGCTCGCCTCGGGTGCCCTCGACGCGCGCCTCTTCGACGTGGACGCACTGATCGCGCAGGGATACGCCGACGGCGCCGCCGTGCCGTTGATCGTGCAGAACAAGGACGCGTCCGCCCCCGTACCCGAAGGTGCGAAGCAGGTACGGAGACTGCCCGGCTTCAAGGCAGCGGCCGCCCGCGTCGAGGCGAAGAACACCAGGACGTTCTGGTCGGGCCTGCGCTCCACCCGCGACGGGGCAACGGCCAAGAAGCTCGCCGACGGTGTCAGCAAGGTCTGGCTCGACGCCAAGGTCGAAGCCACTCTCGACCAGAGCGTCCCGCAGATCGGCGCCCCCGAGGCCTGGGCGGAGGGCTACGACGGCAAGGGCGTGAAGGTCGCCGTACTCGACACCGGCGTCGACGCCACCCACCCCGACCTGGCCGGCCGTATCGCCGAGACCAAGAACTTCTCCGACAGCGACGACGCCGTCGACCGCTTCGGCCACGGTACGCACGTCGCCTCGACGATCGTCGGATCCGGTGCCGCGTCCGGTGGCAAGTACAAGGGGGTCGCGCCGGAGGCCGATCTCCTCATCGGCAAGGTGCTCGGGGACAACGGGTCGGGATCCGACTCCTCGGTCCTGGCGGGCATGGAGTGGGCCGCGCACAGCGGCGCCAAGGTCATCAGCATGAGCCTGGGAGTTGCACAGGCCAGTGACGGCACGGACCCGATGAGCATGGCGGTGGACACCCTCACCGCCGAGACCGGCTCGCTGTTCGTGATCGCGGCGGGCAACTCCGGCCCCAAGCCGACGACCATCGGCTCTCCCGGCGCCGCCGACGCCGCACTGACCGTCGCGGCCGTCGACAAACAGGACCAGCTCGCCTCGTTCTCCAGCCGAGGCCCGCGTCTGAACGACAACGCGCTCAAGCCGGACATCGCCGCTCCGGGCGTGGACATCGTCGCGGCCCGCGCCGCGGGCACCAGCATGGGCACCCCGGTCGACCAGTACTACACCTCCTCCAGCGGTACGTCGATGGCCACCCCGCACGTCGCGGGCGCCGCCGCGATCGTCGCCGAGGCGCACCCGGACTGGACCGCGGCGGACATCAAGGGCGCCCTCATGTCCGGTGCGAAGGTCCTCGACGGCGGCGGCTTCGCCGAGGGATCGGGCCGGACATATGTGCCGGACGCGATCAAGGAGACCGTCTGGGCCACCAACGCCTCCTTCGGCACCGTGGCGCCCAAGGGCACGTCGGCCCCGGTCACCAGGTCGGTCACCTTCCACAACACCTCCGACAAAGAGGTCACGCTCAACCTGTCCGGCGCGCTGAACCTGGACGGCGGTGCCGTGGCGGACGGCGCCCTCACCCTGGGCGCGGACACGCTGACGCTGCCCGCGGGCGGCGCGAAGGACCTCCAGGTCACCGTGGCGCCCGACCTCGCCACCGCGTACGGCACCTACACCGGGACCATCACCGGGACCGGGGACGGAGTGACGACCCACGCCACTGTCGCCCTCAACCGTGAACAGCCCACCGTCAAGCTCACGCTCAAGGGCGTGATGCCCGACGGCACACCCGCCAAGAACGGCAGCGCCATCTCGCTCTACAGCCTGACCGACAGTTCCACCCCGCCCGCTCGGCTCGGGATGGGCCCGGACGGCATCGCGACCGCGCAGCTCAAGCCGGGCCGCTACACGATCGTCGGTCATCTGCGCTCCGGATCCGACACCGTCTCCTTCGGACTGCCCGAGTTCACCGTCGGCGACCAGGACGTCTCGCTCAAGGCCGACGGCCGTGACGCGAAGCCGCTGAAGGCGAAGACGCCCAAGCGCAGTGAACTGCGCAGCCTCATCATCAGCGTCAGCCGCCGTGCTGCGGGGCAGTCCGTCGGTGTGGGCAGCACCTACGTCCTCGGTCTGGGCGGCGGACACCACTGGGCGATCCCCTCGCCGGCGGCGAAGGACGGTACCTTCGGATTCACCGCCAACTGGAGTCTGCAGGCGCCTGCGGTCATCGCGAAGGCGACGCTGCCCTCCGGTGCGTACGACCTGAAGGCGGAGTCCTTCCCCTACACGGCCACATTCGACGGCACCCGGCGCCTCACTGTCGTCGACGCCGGACACGGTACGGAGGCGGACCTCGCGGAGCACCCCGTCAAGGGCAGGCTCGCGCTGATCAGGGTGGGAAGCGAGAGCTTCTTCTCCACCGTGCTGCCGAGAGTCCTGGCCGCCGGACCCGCGGCCGTCATGGTCGTCAACGACAGCAACGAGCGGTACGTCGGCTCGTACCCGGCGGACGTCCCGGTGTTCGGTGTGTTCAAGAAGGCGGGTGACAAGGTCGCCGCCGCGGTGATCAAGCGCCCGGTCTCTGTCAGCCTGGCCGGAGAGGCGACCCCCTCCTACTCCTACGAGCTGGTGGACGGTCAGTCGAACGGCATCTCGGCCGACCAGACCTTCGACCCGGCGCAGTCGGAGATGGCCGACATCAGGCTGAAGACCTACGCGTCCTCCGAGGATCCGGCTCTCGCCCAGGCGAGTGGCGGCTGGCTCGGCCTGAGCCTGGCCAACAACAGCGGCGCGGGCGCGATCCGCCCCGTCGCGATGGGCACCAGCCAGCACGTGTACGTCAATGCCACAGGCACCAAGTGGGAGCGGGTCGTGACACCCACGTACACCTCGGCGACCAGCGCCTCCGCCCTGAACACCTACGCGCCGGGCGGCACGGCGGACCAGGACTGGTTCGCGCCCGTCCAGCACGCCACGTCCCCCGCGGTCTCCGCACCGGCCACGGGACTGACCCCGTCGCGCGACAGCGAAGGCATGATGGTCCAGATCCCGGTGTGGGCCACCGCCTCGGGTCTCTCCTGGGAGAGTTTCTCGCTGAGCGACGGTGACACGGACGCGTTCCGCGCCTACCGCGACGGCAAGCTCCTCGGTGCGGCGGAGTATCCCTACGCACAGATCACGGGCCTGCCCGCCGCGAAGTCGGAGTACCGCTTCGAGGTGGACGCCGAGCGCACCGCCGCCTGGTCGACGGTCAGCACGCAGGCGCACACCGCCTGGACGTTCTCCTCGGCGGCGCCCACGGGCACCGACCCGGAGACCCTGCCGATGCTGCTCGCCGACTACCAGTTGGACGGCGTCGGTCTCGACAGCTCGATCAAGGCGGGCAAGGCTCACAGCCTGAAGGTCGCCTTCCGTAATGCCGACGGCTCCGCGTCGCCGGTCACCCGGGCGACCGTCCAGGCCTCGTACGACGGCGGAAAGACGTGGCACACGCTCAGCGCCGATGTCACGGCGCACGGGGCGAGCGTCACGGTCAAGGCCCCGCTGGGCGCTGACAGTGTCTCGCTGCGGGTCCAGGGCGAGAACGCGGCAGGCAGCACCGTCGACCAGACCGTCGTGGATGCGGTCCGGGTGAGCTGA
- a CDS encoding maleylpyruvate isomerase N-terminal domain-containing protein codes for MDLFSLSWTALRTAVAELPDEDFAQPSGCAGWLVRDLVCHLVIDAQDVLITLVTPADTEPTRDAVTYWHVAGTPPTGDDPLDALTVRLAAAYEEPKLLKFHLDDVGSAAGRAAELADPARRVATQDMVLTAGDYLSAYVLEWTLHHLDLTAHLTGVEGPPAEGLARTRAMLEEIAGAGFPASFSDTDALLVGTGRRAPTGPEKSELGALAARLPLVLG; via the coding sequence GTGGATCTCTTCTCACTCTCCTGGACAGCGTTGCGCACGGCAGTGGCCGAACTGCCGGACGAGGACTTCGCGCAGCCCTCCGGCTGCGCCGGCTGGCTGGTGCGGGACCTGGTGTGCCATCTGGTCATCGACGCCCAGGACGTACTGATCACCCTGGTGACCCCGGCGGACACGGAACCGACCCGCGACGCGGTGACCTACTGGCACGTCGCCGGGACGCCGCCCACCGGCGACGACCCGCTGGACGCGCTGACGGTCCGGCTGGCCGCCGCGTACGAGGAGCCGAAGCTGCTCAAGTTCCACCTCGACGACGTCGGCTCCGCGGCAGGCCGCGCTGCCGAACTCGCCGACCCCGCCCGGCGGGTCGCCACCCAGGACATGGTGCTCACCGCGGGCGACTACCTCTCCGCGTACGTCCTGGAGTGGACCCTGCACCACCTCGACCTGACCGCGCACCTCACGGGCGTGGAGGGGCCGCCCGCGGAGGGGCTCGCCCGGACGCGCGCGATGCTGGAGGAGATCGCCGGGGCCGGGTTCCCCGCGTCGTTCTCGGACACGGACGCACTGCTGGTGGGCACGGGGCGGCGGGCGCCGACCGGGCCGGAGAAGAGCGAACTGGGTGCACTGGCGGCGAGACTGCCGCTCGTACTCGGCTGA
- a CDS encoding AAA family ATPase: MASSTAERVEIRLIGGFRVAVDGITVPGSRWTRSGACRLLKTLALAGAGGVGRSRLCALMWPGVPATAAAGRLRVDLHALRRVLEPELRPRAESRYVQSLPDGVLRLVAGPVRVDLWETRSAAHAATTGELERLARSLLPELLPQDVAIPFLALRREEFSGLRREAVVAYASRCRGSDRAEEAVRLLRRVLAADPLAGDVCRALLEALLALGRGLEAVRHFHAHRRAFGEAYGRAPDRVLGALFSRAVEATVPPPRPETRPGTGTEFIGRQRELALVAALSQPSVPRVIALGGEPGIGLSRTLEEATRRLRARGVTVLHGWHTGPEGVPYDPVLAAFDDFARLLTPEGRGELALRCPELADALPALHGSGRSAPHVWAPDAVRLLAELARHRPVAVLLDDVEAAASDARGLLRRLIRRSADTRVRFVVAERHSGGPSSLPASEPVHRLTLERLDRAQCARLVTGVDGRSLPADEIHRRSGGNPLFALELARGALDRALVLRRLRREPAGVRHLLDVLALRSDPMPYPQLILAASGQFPRSELVAAVDRSVRTGWVRTVDGPRYEIAVPAVASALAEEYGGCRRPLWPTASAMRCSDTATSGRTPG, from the coding sequence ATGGCTTCATCAACCGCGGAACGTGTGGAGATCCGCCTCATCGGGGGATTCCGGGTGGCGGTCGACGGGATCACGGTCCCCGGGTCCCGCTGGACACGCTCCGGGGCCTGCCGGCTGCTCAAGACGCTGGCGCTGGCCGGCGCGGGCGGTGTGGGGCGCTCCCGGTTGTGCGCTCTGATGTGGCCCGGGGTTCCGGCGACCGCCGCGGCCGGGAGGCTGCGGGTCGATCTGCATGCCCTGCGCCGGGTGCTGGAGCCGGAGTTGAGGCCACGGGCCGAGTCCAGGTACGTACAGTCCCTGCCGGACGGTGTGCTGCGACTGGTCGCCGGTCCGGTCCGGGTCGATCTCTGGGAGACCCGGTCGGCCGCGCACGCCGCGACCACCGGCGAACTGGAGCGGCTCGCCCGGTCGTTGCTGCCGGAACTCCTCCCGCAGGACGTCGCGATCCCTTTCCTCGCCCTGCGCCGGGAGGAGTTCTCCGGGCTGCGCCGGGAGGCGGTGGTCGCGTACGCCTCGCGCTGTCGCGGGTCCGACCGGGCCGAGGAGGCGGTGCGGCTGCTGCGGCGGGTGCTGGCCGCCGATCCCCTCGCCGGCGATGTGTGCCGGGCCCTGCTGGAGGCTCTGCTCGCGCTCGGCCGCGGCCTTGAGGCCGTACGGCACTTCCATGCGCATCGGCGCGCGTTCGGTGAGGCGTACGGGCGGGCCCCCGACCGTGTGCTGGGTGCGCTCTTCTCCCGCGCCGTCGAGGCCACGGTTCCGCCGCCACGCCCGGAGACGCGACCGGGGACCGGGACCGAATTCATCGGCAGACAGCGGGAGTTGGCGCTCGTCGCCGCGCTGTCGCAGCCGTCCGTGCCGCGCGTCATCGCCCTCGGGGGCGAGCCGGGGATCGGGCTCAGCCGGACGCTCGAGGAGGCCACGCGCCGGCTCAGGGCGCGCGGGGTGACCGTGCTGCACGGGTGGCACACCGGTCCGGAGGGTGTGCCGTACGACCCTGTCCTGGCGGCATTCGACGACTTCGCGCGGCTGCTCACGCCGGAGGGACGGGGCGAGTTGGCGCTCCGCTGCCCCGAGCTGGCCGACGCACTGCCCGCTCTCCACGGCTCGGGACGGTCCGCGCCGCATGTGTGGGCTCCGGACGCCGTACGGCTGCTCGCGGAGCTCGCCCGGCATCGACCGGTCGCCGTACTCCTCGACGACGTCGAGGCGGCCGCGTCCGACGCGCGCGGTCTGCTGCGGCGGCTGATACGGCGCAGTGCGGACACCCGGGTGCGGTTCGTGGTGGCCGAACGGCACAGCGGCGGCCCTTCGTCCCTCCCCGCGAGCGAACCCGTGCACCGGCTGACCCTGGAGCGGCTGGACCGGGCGCAGTGCGCGCGGCTGGTGACCGGGGTGGACGGGCGGAGCCTCCCGGCCGACGAGATCCACCGGCGCTCCGGAGGCAACCCGCTGTTCGCGCTGGAGCTGGCCCGCGGCGCTCTGGACCGCGCCCTGGTTCTGCGGCGGTTGCGTCGTGAACCCGCGGGAGTACGGCACCTCCTCGATGTGCTGGCCCTGCGATCGGACCCCATGCCCTACCCTCAGCTGATCCTGGCCGCCTCCGGGCAGTTCCCCCGGTCGGAACTCGTCGCGGCGGTGGACCGGTCGGTCCGTACCGGATGGGTGCGCACGGTCGACGGGCCCCGGTACGAGATCGCGGTGCCGGCGGTCGCGTCGGCACTGGCGGAGGAATACGGCGGATGCCGTCGGCCACTGTGGCCGACGGCATCCGCGATGCGCTGTTCCGATACGGCTACTTCAGGGCGTACGCCCGGGTGA
- a CDS encoding S8 family peptidase has translation MQHPLRGRTRAGLLATAVAVALGASLTGTVGAQASQAPTGLVNSAQRTASTATVTLVTGDTVTVSTAPDGKQSVDANAAAGSAKTFRTVSGPDGDLYIYPSDVLDGVASGALDARLFNVTQLIKDGHADGSSDTLPVIVSYGDKPNAGTLAKRADALPDSERGAVLDRLDMAGVQVGKENAKSFWQQVKPVSKAPRNGKAVTAPGSAGVTKVWYDGKAKISLDQSVPQIGAPEAWAKGYDGKGSKVAILDTGVDLTNADVKDRVTETQSFVPGLSVTDGHGHGTHVASTVAGSGANSGGKYKGVAPEADLLIGKVLDNGGSGDYSWIMAGMEWAADQGADVVSMSLGGPATAGGDAMTQAVDRLSASSDTLFVIAAGNAGPAASSIGSPGTADSALTVGAVDKSDVLAGFSSRGPRIGDNAIKPEITAPGVNIVAARAAGTTMGTPSGEFYTSASGTSMATPHVAGAAAILAQRHPDWTGQRIKEALTTHAKITTGPSVYEQGDGRVDIPAALDPELELAGSGDFGLVEWSETGYEKETRKVTLTNPTATETTVALSAATGSTLPDGALSLSNSSVTIPAGGTADVTVTLDPTDVATGQYSGYLTATTADGQSAHTVIGFTKEAERRGLAIDFKNRLGGTALTANFSVMGLDNSFYSSYTVSSGHQELRLPVGKYAITGVLATAPSQPAAVDYSTDVFSVPEVDLTTKDATATVDATTATNFDMRLPDETRALEDSQMSYQITRYAPNRTRRAMYGIAGLSSWTQEQYGAIPAAKPATGELLSSFWQAKREPLIRATVTRPETFALAAKTSSYLKRFSGTYKYDVVDAGSGSAEDLAAVDVTGKAALLHVDGVSAAAPRIRAAEAAGAEAVVVAPNTQAPQSIVVLGVNVPYFATTYADGRALAAAVAQGRTSISLKGVAESGYQYSGQWDFDNGIPASLRMTARAADLATIKNSFHVDGAARMGYGTIHSWGSYPITSIRSAEFLQQGHTREDYVRAGHGLTYQQAIWASTTGAGEEDETAKGYQPGAVSTEDWWAPVMHPANVTAYACNFCRTDAGTVFVPQLGGDSDADHFLKSGRSRAWTYYRDGEKITDISKLMVPEKAGYRFVDDTARPADYPGVNLGTKTHTEYSFSSAAPTAMSVKDCQVTVPKATLCEALPVVLLDYGMKADITNKVAAGQPFSFTVDASRSKASIASTTMAGAKVSVSYDDGATWQPVTVSRKDANTFKATVQHPELSATNGFVSLRTEVWDSEGNRTSQDITRAYALK, from the coding sequence GTGCAGCACCCCCTACGAGGGAGAACGAGAGCAGGACTGCTGGCCACCGCCGTAGCAGTCGCACTCGGAGCCTCGCTCACCGGCACCGTCGGCGCACAGGCGTCGCAGGCTCCCACCGGGCTCGTCAACTCCGCGCAGCGGACGGCGAGTACGGCCACCGTCACTCTTGTCACCGGTGACACGGTGACGGTCAGCACCGCGCCCGACGGCAAGCAGTCCGTCGACGCCAACGCGGCCGCGGGCAGCGCCAAGACCTTCCGTACGGTCTCCGGTCCCGACGGAGACCTCTACATCTATCCGTCGGACGTACTGGACGGAGTGGCATCGGGTGCGCTGGACGCGCGGCTCTTCAACGTCACCCAGCTCATCAAGGACGGCCACGCGGACGGCAGTTCCGACACGCTCCCGGTCATCGTCTCCTACGGCGACAAGCCGAACGCCGGCACGCTGGCGAAGCGGGCGGACGCCCTGCCCGACAGCGAACGCGGCGCCGTCCTCGACCGGCTGGACATGGCCGGGGTCCAGGTCGGCAAGGAGAACGCCAAGTCCTTCTGGCAGCAGGTGAAACCGGTCAGCAAGGCGCCCAGGAACGGCAAGGCGGTCACGGCCCCGGGCAGCGCGGGCGTGACCAAGGTCTGGTACGACGGCAAGGCGAAGATCAGCCTCGACCAGAGCGTGCCGCAGATCGGCGCACCCGAGGCCTGGGCCAAGGGCTACGACGGCAAGGGCTCCAAGGTCGCCATCCTGGACACCGGCGTCGACCTCACCAACGCCGATGTGAAGGACCGGGTCACCGAGACCCAGAGCTTCGTGCCGGGCCTGTCGGTCACCGACGGCCACGGCCACGGCACCCACGTCGCCTCGACCGTGGCAGGCAGTGGTGCCAACTCCGGCGGCAAGTACAAGGGCGTCGCCCCCGAGGCCGACCTGCTCATCGGCAAGGTGCTCGACAACGGCGGCAGCGGCGATTACTCCTGGATCATGGCGGGCATGGAGTGGGCCGCCGACCAGGGTGCCGACGTCGTCAGCATGAGCCTGGGCGGTCCCGCCACCGCGGGCGGCGATGCCATGACGCAGGCCGTGGACCGTCTCAGCGCATCGAGCGACACCCTGTTCGTCATCGCCGCAGGCAACGCCGGACCTGCGGCGAGCTCCATCGGCAGTCCCGGAACAGCCGACTCCGCACTCACCGTCGGCGCCGTCGACAAGTCCGACGTATTGGCGGGCTTCTCCAGTCGAGGCCCCCGCATCGGCGACAACGCCATCAAGCCGGAGATCACCGCCCCCGGAGTGAACATCGTGGCGGCCCGCGCGGCCGGTACGACCATGGGCACCCCGAGCGGCGAGTTCTACACCTCCGCGAGCGGCACCTCCATGGCCACCCCGCACGTCGCGGGCGCCGCCGCGATCCTCGCGCAGCGCCACCCCGACTGGACAGGTCAGCGCATCAAGGAGGCGCTCACCACCCACGCCAAGATCACAACTGGCCCCTCCGTCTACGAGCAGGGCGACGGCCGGGTGGACATCCCCGCGGCCCTCGACCCCGAGCTGGAGCTCGCCGGAAGCGGCGACTTCGGCCTCGTCGAGTGGAGCGAGACCGGGTACGAGAAGGAGACCCGCAAGGTCACCCTGACCAACCCCACCGCGACCGAGACCACCGTCGCACTCTCCGCCGCCACCGGGAGCACCCTGCCCGACGGAGCCCTGTCGCTCTCGAACAGCAGCGTCACGATCCCCGCGGGCGGTACCGCCGACGTCACGGTCACCCTCGACCCCACGGACGTGGCCACCGGCCAGTACAGCGGATACCTCACCGCGACCACCGCCGACGGCCAGAGCGCCCACACGGTCATAGGCTTCACCAAGGAGGCCGAGCGCCGAGGACTGGCCATCGACTTCAAGAACCGGCTGGGCGGCACTGCCCTGACCGCCAACTTCTCGGTCATGGGTCTCGACAACAGCTTCTACAGCTCGTACACGGTGAGCTCCGGTCACCAGGAACTGCGCCTGCCCGTGGGCAAGTACGCCATCACCGGAGTTCTCGCCACCGCGCCGAGCCAGCCTGCGGCCGTCGACTACTCCACCGACGTCTTCAGCGTCCCCGAGGTCGATCTGACGACCAAGGACGCCACGGCCACGGTCGACGCCACCACCGCGACCAACTTCGACATGCGGCTGCCGGACGAGACGCGGGCCCTGGAGGACTCGCAGATGTCGTACCAGATCACGCGGTACGCCCCGAACCGCACCAGGCGCGCCATGTACGGCATCGCGGGTCTCTCCAGCTGGACACAGGAGCAGTACGGCGCCATCCCCGCGGCCAAGCCGGCCACCGGCGAACTGCTGTCCTCCTTCTGGCAGGCGAAGCGTGAACCGCTGATCCGGGCGACGGTCACCCGGCCGGAGACCTTCGCCCTCGCGGCCAAGACCTCCAGCTACCTGAAGCGGTTCTCGGGCACGTACAAGTACGACGTCGTCGACGCGGGCAGCGGCTCCGCCGAAGACCTCGCCGCGGTCGACGTCACGGGCAAGGCGGCACTGCTCCACGTCGACGGCGTCAGCGCCGCGGCACCCCGGATCAGGGCCGCCGAGGCAGCCGGCGCCGAGGCGGTCGTCGTCGCGCCGAACACCCAGGCACCGCAGTCCATCGTGGTCCTCGGCGTGAACGTGCCGTACTTCGCCACCACTTACGCCGACGGACGCGCGCTCGCCGCCGCCGTCGCCCAGGGACGTACCTCGATCTCGCTCAAGGGCGTGGCGGAGTCCGGCTACCAGTACTCCGGCCAGTGGGACTTCGACAACGGCATCCCCGCGAGCCTGCGGATGACCGCCCGCGCAGCGGACCTGGCCACCATCAAGAACTCCTTCCACGTCGACGGCGCCGCCCGGATGGGATACGGGACCATCCACTCCTGGGGCTCCTACCCCATCACCTCGATCCGCTCCGCCGAGTTCCTCCAGCAGGGGCACACCCGTGAGGACTACGTACGCGCCGGGCACGGCCTGACGTACCAGCAGGCCATCTGGGCCAGCACCACCGGCGCGGGCGAGGAGGACGAGACGGCGAAGGGCTACCAGCCCGGGGCCGTGTCCACCGAGGACTGGTGGGCGCCGGTGATGCATCCGGCCAACGTCACCGCGTACGCCTGCAACTTCTGCCGCACGGATGCCGGGACGGTGTTCGTCCCCCAGCTCGGCGGCGACTCGGATGCCGATCACTTCCTGAAGAGCGGCCGGTCCCGGGCCTGGACGTACTACCGGGACGGCGAGAAGATCACCGACATCTCGAAGCTGATGGTGCCCGAGAAGGCGGGCTACCGCTTCGTGGACGACACCGCCAGGCCGGCCGACTACCCGGGGGTGAACCTCGGGACGAAGACCCACACCGAGTACAGCTTCTCCTCGGCGGCCCCGACGGCGATGTCCGTCAAGGACTGCCAGGTCACCGTCCCCAAGGCGACGCTCTGCGAGGCGCTGCCGGTCGTCCTGCTCGACTACGGGATGAAGGCCGACATCACCAACAAGGTTGCGGCGGGGCAACCGTTCTCCTTCACCGTCGACGCCTCCCGCTCGAAGGCCTCCATCGCATCCACCACGATGGCCGGTGCGAAGGTGTCCGTCAGCTACGACGACGGCGCCACCTGGCAGCCGGTCACGGTCAGCCGCAAGGACGCCAACACCTTCAAGGCCACCGTCCAGCACCCCGAACTGTCCGCCACCAACGGGTTCGTGAGCCTGCGCACCGAGGTCTGGGACAGCGAGGGGAACCGCACCTCGCAGGACATCACCCGGGCGTACGCCCTGAAGTAG
- a CDS encoding TrmB family transcriptional regulator, whose product MLEALGLTSDEAELYQALVRSGPCWADRLPALPGVPSDSAATALDGLAAKGLLSRTTGGRARLIASPPDIVGEVLLLRRMQELHTARAAMGRLVDEYRSIPRPGDGRAAVEFTPDVAVAQRIDQIQRTAQDEVMIFDMPPYVTADADGAAMGNSCEMEQLAAGVRYRTVYDRLAIEQLGGLVRIGGYVAAGEEARATHRLPLKMMIVDRAVAIVPASVTAEGLNDSALIHPSPLLDALISLFEQTWSSALPLDPAAEGQGRDDPELDETELQLLTLLLSGLTDEVIARQLGVGRRTVLRRARGLMDRAGVATRMQLGWHAARHGWIGGRIGAAVT is encoded by the coding sequence GTGCTCGAGGCCCTAGGACTGACGTCCGACGAGGCGGAGCTGTACCAGGCGCTGGTGCGGTCAGGACCCTGCTGGGCCGACCGGCTTCCCGCCCTGCCCGGAGTTCCGTCCGACTCTGCCGCGACCGCGCTGGACGGGCTGGCGGCGAAAGGGCTGTTGAGCCGTACGACGGGTGGCCGGGCCCGTCTGATCGCCTCTCCTCCGGACATCGTGGGCGAGGTGCTGCTGCTGCGCCGGATGCAGGAACTGCACACGGCGCGGGCCGCGATGGGGCGGCTGGTGGACGAGTACCGCAGCATCCCGCGGCCCGGCGACGGCAGGGCCGCCGTCGAGTTCACCCCGGATGTGGCGGTCGCCCAGCGGATCGACCAGATCCAGCGTACGGCCCAGGACGAGGTGATGATCTTCGATATGCCGCCGTACGTCACGGCGGACGCCGACGGCGCGGCCATGGGCAACAGCTGCGAGATGGAGCAACTGGCCGCCGGGGTGCGGTACCGGACGGTGTACGACCGCCTCGCCATCGAGCAGCTGGGCGGCCTCGTACGGATCGGCGGTTACGTCGCGGCGGGCGAGGAGGCGCGTGCCACGCACCGGCTGCCGTTGAAGATGATGATCGTCGACCGCGCGGTGGCCATCGTGCCGGCGTCGGTCACCGCGGAAGGCCTCAATGATTCGGCGCTGATCCACCCCAGCCCGCTCCTCGATGCGCTCATCAGCCTCTTCGAGCAGACCTGGAGCAGTGCGCTGCCCCTTGATCCGGCGGCCGAAGGGCAGGGCCGGGACGATCCCGAACTGGACGAGACGGAACTCCAGTTGCTCACCCTGTTGCTCAGCGGTCTGACCGACGAGGTGATCGCGCGACAGCTGGGCGTGGGCCGGCGGACCGTACTGCGCCGGGCGCGCGGGCTCATGGACCGGGCCGGGGTGGCGACGCGGATGCAGCTGGGCTGGCACGCGGCCCGGCACGGCTGGATCGGCGGGCGCATAGGTGCCGCTGTCACGTAA